The Eriocheir sinensis breed Jianghai 21 unplaced genomic scaffold, ASM2467909v1 Scaffold545, whole genome shotgun sequence genome has a window encoding:
- the LOC126993046 gene encoding clumping factor B-like, translating into MPKAATQGPKGTAAASSHAPGPSGYRPAPRRRPVQPDKYMRLLFSTDGNDNDISDSEFVLDSDSDSDSDSDSDFDSDSESDRDNELREGEDDHRNRDVPVPVTPDFSFAWSEGKMIFEGVGHPPVLVAEVEGVEWQPSLVGRQLSSVGLVEEA; encoded by the exons atgcctaaagctgcaacccaaggtcccaaag gtactgccgctgcaagcagtcatgccccaggtccttcggggtacaggcccgcacctcgccgacgtcctgtgcaacccgacaagtacatgagactgctgttttctacggacggtaacgacaacgacatctctgactctgaatttgttctggacagtgacagtgacagtgacagtgacagtgacagtgactttgacagtgacagtgaaagtgacagggacaatgaactgcgtgaaggtgaggatgaccacCGGAACAGAGATGTGCCGGTGCCTGTGACCCCAGACTTCTCATTTGCTTGGTCAGAAGG CAAAATGATCTTCGAAGGCGTGGGACATCCTCCGGTGCTGGTGGctgaggtggaaggggtggagtggCAGCCCTCCTTGGTCGGGCGGCAGCTCTCCTCGGTGGGGCTCGTGGAGGAGGCATGA